A window of Drosophila virilis strain 15010-1051.87 unplaced genomic scaffold, Dvir_AGI_RSII-ME tig00000123, whole genome shotgun sequence contains these coding sequences:
- the LOC6622580 gene encoding ester hydrolase C11orf54 homolog, translating into MSQSQSQSQLNTAQLVFEEKPLHVPTLEELQQVIQGALRKNFATASVQVGDCPDLKAPQYGLVESGLGGRATLLEVGGPPHLLPLVQRDKLYNIKEIARRIQGAGKIFAVGAGAGPYPIRSSNCEGIYNLSVSASDELTNGSYTATVRGEQEECVLERIPSTEARCALLLNLYLSRGEAGPVLKISAKQRKGELNFIECIRKGLEEHYGDRVVGLGGIFVIKKGAAHQHVMRDFSKTPIHTDAEVNEWLKFYDMPAQLNALGTLVTKEHDLDLRLQHFHSFSFSNWGGHYHYDTTPDTVEYEAYLNVAERVVRVDKPLATHKVGRD; encoded by the exons atgagccagagccagagccaaagcCAGCTAAATACAGCGCAGTTGGTCTTCGAGGAGAAGCCGCTGCATGTGCCAACGCTGGAGGAACTGCAGCAGG TTATACAGGGTGCGCTGCGTAAAAACTTTGCAACAGCCAGCGTGCAGGTGGGCGACTGCCCTGATCTGAAGGCGCCGCAATACGGCCTGGTGGAGTCGGGACTGGGCGGTAGGGCGACGCTGCTGGAGGTGGGCGGACCGCCGCATTTGTTGCCGCTGGTGCAGCGCGACAAGCTGTATAACATCAAGGAGATCGCGCGGAGAATACAGGGTGCCGGCAAGATATTTGCCGTAGGCGCCGGCGCCGGACCCTATCCCATACGCAGCTCCAACTGCGAGGGCATCTACAATCTGTCGGTGAGCGCATCGGACGAGCTGACCAACGGCAGCTACACGGCGACGGTGCGCGGCGAACAGGAGGAGTGCGTCCTGGAGCGGATACCCAGCACGGAGGCGCGCTGTGCCCTGCTCTTGAATCTATATCTGAGCCGCGGCGAGGCGGGACCCGTGCTCAAGATCAGCGCCAAGCAACGCAAGGGCGAGCTGAACTTTATTGAGTGCATACGCAAGGGCCTGGAGGAGCACTACGGGGATCGGGTGGTGGGCCTGGGCGGCATATTCGTGATCAAAAAGGGCGCCGCCCATCAGCACGTGATGCGCGACTTCAGCAAGACGCCCATCCACACAGACGCGGAGGTCAACGAATGGCTCAAGTTCTACGACATGCCCGCCCAGCTGAACGCCCTCGGCACTCTGGTCACCAAGGAGCACGATCTCGATTTGCGGCTGCAGCACTTTCACTCCTTCTCCTTTAGCAACTGGGGCGGACACTATCACTACGATACCACGCCCGACACCGTCGAGTACGAGGCCTATCTCAATGTGGCCGAGCGCGTGGTCCGTGTGGACAAGCCCCTAGCCACGCACAAGGTGGGCAGGGATTAG
- the LOC116650060 gene encoding lysozyme B-like, with the protein MKAFIVLVALAFAALTLGRTMSRCTLAREMFKLGVPRNQLDKWTCIAERESNYRTGVVGPKNTNGSHDYGIFQINDLYWCEPSHGQSYGRSSNGCEIDCDDLLSDSIVNDVRCAQLIQRMQGWCAWTTWHYCNGDLPSIDDCF; encoded by the coding sequence ATGAAGGCTTTCATTGTTTTGGTTGCTCTGGCTTTTGCCGCCCTCACTCTCGGTCGCACCATGAGCCGGTGCACCTTGGCCCGCGAGATGTTCAAATTGGGCGTTCCTCGTAACCAGCTGGACAAGTGGACCTGCATTGCCGAGCGCGAGAGCAACTACCGCACCGGCGTGGTTGGTCCAAAGAACACGAATGGTTCCCACGACTACGGCATCTTCCAGATCAACGACTTGTACTGGTGCGAGCCCTCCCACGGTCAGTCCTACGGTCGCTCCAGCAACGGTTGCGAAATCGACTGCGACGACCTCTTGAGTGACAGCATTGTCAACGACGTCCGTTGTGCCCAGCTTATCCAGCGCATGCAGGGCTGGTGCGCCTGGACCACCTGGCACTACTGTAACGGTGATCTGCCCTCCATCGACGACTGCTTCTAA